A region of Canis lupus familiaris isolate Mischka breed German Shepherd chromosome 38, alternate assembly UU_Cfam_GSD_1.0, whole genome shotgun sequence DNA encodes the following proteins:
- the LOC119877928 gene encoding uncharacterized protein C1orf226 homolog: MFENLNAAHAPRLQPGCSFPHPSRLAATQGPVEPGGPGPRVGGSQHLRNLGRAVGARVNDFLRRKEPSGLDGAGAMEINRTAGAQLAGGAAGDENRCTQQDAFPRLDPPPPTARKRTPRALKTTQDMLISSQPVLSGLEYGTELAPGQPRDTLPAAPPEAPVETAGGGEALPNGEVSLSVPDLIHQDSQDEPRLKMTECRRASSPGLLERNGLKLSLSPLHLAEPPGAGAPRARTSSLDNEGPHPDLLSFE; this comes from the exons ATGTTCGAGAACCTGAACGCGGCCCACGCTCCCAGGCTGCAGCCCggctgctccttcccccacccgtCCAGGCTGGCggccacccaggggcctgtgGAGCCCGGCGGGCCGGGGCCCCGGGTGGGCGGCAGCCAGCACCTCAGGAACCTGGGCAGAGCCGTGGGGGCCAGAGTTAACGACTTCCTGCGGAGGAAGGAGCCCTCGGGCCTGGACGGGGCGGGCGCCATGGAGATCAACAGGACGGCGGGGGCCCAGCTGgccggcggggctgcgggggacGAGAACAG GTGCACCCAGCAAGACGCATTCCCTCGGCTGGATCCTCCGCCTCCCACCGCCAGGAAGCGAACCCCACGGGCCCTGAAGACCACGCAGGACATGCTCATCTCGTCGCAGCCCGTCCTGAGCGGTCTGGAGTATGGGACCGAGCtggctcctgggcagccccgggacacgctgcccgccgccccgccggAGGCCCCCGTGGAAACGGCGGGTGGGGGCGAGGCCCTGCCCAACGGAGAGGTTTCGCTGTCGGTGCCCGACCTCATCCACCAGGACAGCCAGGACGAGCCCAGGCTGAAGATGACCGAGTGCAGGAGGgcctcctccccagggctcctCGAGAGGAACGGCCTCAAACTCAGCCTGAGCCCCCTCCACCTGGCCGAGCCCCCGGGGGCCGGTGCTCCTCGGGCACGGACCTCCAGCCTTGACAATGAGGGCCCCCACCCAGACCTGCTCTCCTTTGAGTAG